The Longimicrobium sp. genome has a segment encoding these proteins:
- the holA gene encoding DNA polymerase III subunit delta yields the protein MPQISHDQLRRTLRDRVPGGAFFFHGDEDHFREEAVAAVLAAYLDESTRDFNLDQLRGADVAAEDLASILATPPMMAEWRVVVVREAQGLSQKAREVVEAAAKQPPPGLILVLSAAIPAQSKAKFYEDLKRLATSVEFAPLSPDDAPGWLMEEARSAHGLELDADAARAIVSAMGVELGMLASELRKLAAYAGDRKRLTVEDVKAVGGSIPRQDRWAWFDLVAERRIGEALAALPVLLEQGENGVGLVIGMTGQLLKVALVVAGGQGALERELKPFQRWMARRIVPQARRWTLPEVDAALAELLRTDRLLKSASLNDRQAIEELLLRLWAIKPERSAA from the coding sequence GTGCCACAGATCTCCCACGACCAGCTCAGGCGCACTCTCCGGGACCGGGTCCCGGGGGGTGCGTTCTTCTTCCACGGCGACGAGGACCACTTCCGCGAGGAGGCCGTGGCCGCGGTGCTCGCCGCGTACCTGGACGAGTCGACGCGCGACTTCAACCTGGACCAGCTGCGCGGCGCCGACGTGGCGGCCGAGGACCTGGCCTCGATCCTGGCCACGCCGCCGATGATGGCCGAGTGGCGCGTGGTGGTCGTCCGCGAGGCGCAGGGGCTCTCGCAGAAGGCGCGCGAGGTGGTGGAGGCGGCGGCGAAGCAGCCCCCGCCCGGTCTGATCCTCGTCCTCTCGGCCGCCATCCCCGCGCAGTCCAAGGCGAAGTTCTACGAGGACCTGAAGCGGCTGGCGACCTCGGTGGAGTTCGCGCCGCTCTCGCCCGACGACGCGCCGGGGTGGCTGATGGAGGAGGCGCGCTCCGCCCACGGCCTGGAGCTGGACGCCGACGCGGCGCGCGCGATCGTCTCCGCCATGGGGGTGGAACTGGGGATGCTCGCCTCGGAGCTCAGGAAGCTGGCGGCCTACGCGGGCGACCGGAAGCGGCTCACGGTGGAGGACGTGAAGGCCGTGGGCGGCTCCATCCCGCGGCAGGACCGCTGGGCCTGGTTCGACCTGGTGGCCGAGCGGCGGATCGGCGAGGCGCTGGCCGCGCTCCCCGTGCTGCTGGAGCAGGGGGAGAACGGGGTGGGGCTGGTGATCGGGATGACGGGGCAGCTCCTCAAGGTGGCTCTGGTCGTCGCCGGCGGGCAGGGGGCGCTGGAGCGCGAGCTGAAGCCCTTCCAGCGCTGGATGGCGCGGCGCATCGTCCCCCAGGCGCGCCGCTGGACGCTCCCCGAGGTGGACGCCGCGCTGGCCGAGCTGCTGCGCACCGACCGCCTGCTCAAGTCCGCCT
- a CDS encoding zf-HC2 domain-containing protein has product MMDCQKFLAEYSAYRDGEVSWAEREAFEEHAEACASCARYDRVVRGGADVLRDLPEIEVSEDFADRLRHRIYTEDLELARERRRGTPGAVVATAAIAASVALFAWVPLMQPRERLPGRLPAVAAETPRQTLVRRLVASPLHQEATGLTSRLAQIGVAVQEMPYHDVVFRAQGPVTGQLAVFVPGAQAPAD; this is encoded by the coding sequence ATGATGGACTGCCAGAAGTTCCTCGCGGAGTACTCGGCCTACCGGGACGGAGAGGTCTCGTGGGCCGAGCGCGAGGCGTTCGAGGAGCACGCCGAGGCGTGCGCCTCCTGCGCCCGGTACGACCGCGTGGTGCGCGGCGGCGCCGACGTCCTGCGCGACCTCCCCGAGATCGAGGTCTCGGAGGACTTCGCGGACCGGCTGCGGCACCGCATCTACACCGAAGACCTGGAGCTCGCGCGCGAGCGCCGGCGCGGCACCCCCGGCGCCGTGGTGGCCACGGCGGCGATCGCGGCGTCGGTGGCCCTCTTCGCGTGGGTGCCGCTGATGCAGCCCCGCGAGCGGCTCCCGGGCCGCCTCCCCGCGGTGGCGGCCGAGACGCCGCGGCAGACGCTGGTGCGCCGCCTGGTGGCGAGCCCGCTGCACCAGGAGGCCACCGGGCTCACCTCGCGGCTGGCGCAGATCGGGGTGGCGGTGCAGGAGATGCCGTACCACGACGTGGTGTTCCGCGCGCAGGGCCCCGTGACGGGCCAGCTCGCGGTGTTCGTCCCCGGCGCCCAGGCGCCGGCCGACTGA
- a CDS encoding sigma-70 family RNA polymerase sigma factor has translation MFEVLANDRAAPRRGAALKHLDDSQVVAAFLDGNRRAFDELVERYQNRLLNFVYRTTGDRERAEDLVQETFIRVYRHLHRFDQTKKFSTWVYTIASNLAKNELRNRSRNPLVLFQTILKNRDADTRPLEWEDNTYRPDDLFRKRALKSMVDAAVDQLPEHHRTVFLLREMEGKTYEEIAEITDTNLGTVKSRLNRARNSFARIIAPLLD, from the coding sequence ATGTTCGAAGTCCTCGCCAACGACCGCGCCGCGCCACGCAGGGGCGCCGCGCTGAAGCACCTCGACGACAGCCAGGTGGTGGCCGCCTTCCTGGACGGCAACCGCCGCGCGTTCGACGAGCTGGTGGAGCGCTACCAGAACCGGCTCCTGAACTTCGTCTACCGCACCACGGGCGACCGCGAGCGCGCGGAGGACCTGGTGCAGGAGACCTTCATCCGCGTCTACCGGCACCTGCACCGGTTCGACCAGACCAAGAAGTTCTCGACCTGGGTCTACACGATCGCGTCGAACCTGGCCAAGAACGAGCTGCGCAACCGCTCGCGCAACCCGCTGGTGCTGTTCCAGACGATCCTGAAGAACCGCGACGCCGACACGCGGCCGCTGGAGTGGGAGGACAACACCTACCGCCCCGACGACCTCTTCCGCAAGCGCGCGCTCAAGAGCATGGTGGACGCCGCGGTGGACCAGCTCCCCGAGCACCACCGCACCGTCTTCCTGCTGCGCGAGATGGAGGGGAAGACGTACGAGGAGATCGCCGAGATCACCGACACCAACCTGGGCACGGTGAAGAGCCGCCTGAACCGGGCGCGCAACTCCTTCGCGCGCATCATCGCGCCGCTGCTGGACTGA
- a CDS encoding NUDIX hydrolase: MSDERTPPEGPGLVSRRPVHRGRVVDLGIDTVRYPDGSVGELEMIRHSGAAAVLPVLSDPDGDDPVILLVKQYRYAAGGWLYEVPAGRPDREGEPWEEVARRELLEEAGLVAGELRFLTSIWTTPGFTDERIRLYLATNLSRGQTSYDADEFMELVTLPLSEALGMVRDGEITDGKSICTLLYAAGFVFGM, from the coding sequence ATGAGCGACGAGCGGACGCCGCCGGAGGGGCCAGGACTGGTCTCCCGGCGGCCGGTGCACAGGGGGCGGGTGGTCGACCTGGGGATCGACACCGTGCGCTATCCCGACGGCTCGGTGGGAGAGCTGGAGATGATCCGCCACTCCGGAGCCGCGGCCGTCCTCCCGGTGCTCTCCGACCCGGACGGCGACGACCCGGTGATCCTGCTGGTGAAGCAGTACCGCTACGCGGCGGGCGGCTGGCTGTACGAGGTCCCCGCCGGGCGCCCCGACCGCGAGGGCGAGCCGTGGGAGGAGGTCGCGCGGCGCGAGCTGCTCGAGGAGGCGGGGCTGGTGGCGGGGGAGCTGCGCTTCCTCACCAGCATCTGGACCACCCCCGGCTTCACCGACGAGCGGATCCGGCTCTACCTGGCCACGAATCTTTCCCGGGGCCAGACCTCGTACGACGCCGACGAGTTCATGGAGCTGGTGACGCTGCCGCTCTCCGAGGCGCTCGGCATGGTGCGGGACGGCGAGATCACCGACGGCAAGTCGATCTGCACGCTGCTCTACGCCGCCGGGTTCGTGTTTGGGATGTAA